The stretch of DNA TTGGTAAGCCGTATTCTGGTTATTATAAACAAAATACAAAATGAGTAAGCCTACTCCTAGAAATAATGTGAACTTTAGAAAGTTAAGCAGGAATTTTTTCACGGTGTTGTTCTTTGAGTTTCGACCCCATGGAGTCATTGAATAAAGCACCCTAATGGATTCAATAATAGCATGCTTTATTTGAGTACACCAATACAACTGCAGATAAATACGAGTTATATAGCCGCCCCCATGTAACAATACCAGAGAAGTTGTAAAATAAAGGCTACAGTGTTAGCGGGAGTACCTTTATATCTGCATAACTTGGATACTTTCTAAATTACGCTAACGGATAATGTTTTGTTGCAAAAAAGAGCACTAGTATTATGGATGATTTGTCATTTTATTGTTTTCATCCACCAAAACAACCAGTGGTTTTAATGTTTTAGCTTCTTCAAAATCCATATAGACATATGACATGATAATGGCAATGTCACCAGGGTGGAAAAGCCGGGCAGAAGCACCATTAAGGCAAACAATACCGGAGCCACGTTCTCCTTTAATGACATAAGTTTCCATCCTCGCGCCATTATTATTGTTGGCGATCTGGACGCGTTCGCCTTCGATTAGGTTAGCGGCATCCATTAAATCCTCATCAATGGTGATACTGCCAACGTAGTTGAGTCTTGCATCAGTTATAGTAGCCCGATGTATTTTGGACTTTAATCTTTGAATCATCATATGCTTAAAAATATTTATCAAATAATCCGGCGAAGATAAGGAAGTGCCGAAGTTTTTGAAAAGAATTAATAGGTTCCTTTAAAAATTCTCTACCCTGGATCCTGTAATATCATATTGTCTATCAGTCGGACATCGCCAACCCAAACGGCGGTACAAGCGACAACAAGGTCTGTTGTATCTATAATTGAAAGAGGCTGCAGGGTATATCCGTTGATAATTTCAAAGTATTCGGGCCGAAGCCCTGCTTGGCGGAATTGGTTGATGGCGAAATGTTGGAGCGATTCGATGTTATCAGCTTTCAGGCGTATTTTTACTGCTTCCAAGGTTTTATACAAAGTAGCTGCTATTGGTCGAAGCTCCGCTTGCAGTCGCACATTTCTGGAGCTCATTGCCAAGCCATCTTTTTCTCTTTCGATAGGACAAACGACTAATTCGACCGGTAATTTTTGATTTTCAATCATCCATTGGACAATGGTTGCCTGTTGATAATCCTTCTGTCCCATGTAGAGTCGAGTAGGCTGTGTAATATCAAGTAAGCGTTTTACGACCTGCACAACCCCTTCAAAATGGCCAGGTCTGAATTGTCCTTCCATAACATTGATGAGTGATGGTGGAGGAATAGGCGAGGCCAGCTGTATGCCAGGCGGATAAATTTCTGTAACGGGTGGCATAAAGAGTACATCGCAACCAATTTCTGCTAGTAAAGCGATATCTAAACCGGGTACACGCGGATATTTTTCAAGATCACTACTTTCGTTAAATTGTGTAGGGTTAACAAAAATACTGCAAATGCTGAGATCGTTGGCAGCCAAAGATGCTTCCATCAGCGAGAGGTGTCCTTGATGCAAAGCGCCCATGGTCGGAACAAACCCAATGGATTGATTAGCCGAGTAAAAGCTTTTTAAAAAATGATTAAGTTGGTGAACACTTTTAAACAAGTACATAAATAGTTATGATCGAGTATGGTGAAAACAACTTATAACATTTGGCGATTTTTTTTCCCTCCCTGTGCGCTGAGAAAATAGTCCCTAAGTAAAGCGTCTATTTTCGCTGCGTGATTAAAAACAAAACTTTCTCAAGCGCACAAAAATGGTCAGACAACCAAGGAAAATAAGCAGCCTAAATGTCAATATTATTTTTTTAACATTCCTTAATTGCGCAAATATATAAGTTTTAAGCAGGAGCAAAAGTATAAAAAGCAAGTGCGAAGAAAATACGAATCCTTTTGTCAAGCAGGGTGGCGCAATTTAATTCGGGTTTGCATTCGTGTTGGTCTAACATATCAAAACTCCTATTTTTTACAGAAAAGTCTTTGATATTTACTAACTTTGCAGCCTTGTTCATTGATATTCAGTGACCTGTTAATTTGCAAAACAATATTTTATTGGCTATATGAGTAAAAAGAAAGTGCTGATCGTGACGCAGGAAATGCAGCCATATACTGCACTCTCCGAAATCTCTGAGATTGCCCGAAAGCTTCCCCAATTTGTCCAAGAAAATGGCATGGAAATTCGTGTGTTGATGCCTCGATTTGGTAGTATAAATGAGAGACGACATCGTTTGCACGAGGTGGTTAGGCTTTCTGGTATGAATATCATTGTAGATGATGATGATTTCCCTTTAATCATTAAGGTGGCTTCTCTGCCTGAGGCTAGGATGCAGGTATACTTTTTAGATAATGAAGACTTTTTTGAGCGCAAAGCGGTCTTCAACGATGAAGAAGGTGATTTTTTTGAGGATAATGCGGATCGCATGATCTTCTTTTGTAAAGGGGTAATTGAGACCGTCAAAAAATTTGGCTGGCCACCCGACATTATTCATTGCCACGGCTGGATGACTAGTTTGATACCACTTTATCTAAAGACGGCTTATAGAAATGAGCCGCTTTTCCAACAATCCAAGGTTATTTATTCTGTATATAATAGTGAAATACAGCCGCATTTTTCAAACTCTTTTGTTGCTAAGGCTTCGATCAATAACCTTACAGCAAAAGATTTGAATGCCTATCAAAATGGCAGTGGCGTTACGCTTCATAAAGGAGCAATTGCTTTTTCTGATGCCTTTATTCAAGGCAGCGAAAACCTTAGTGAAACCGTTGAAGTAGAGCTGACTAATGAAGAAAATAAACCTAAACTGGATTTTGTAGAGGGAGAATACCTTCCTGCCTATTTAGCGTTTTACCATAATCTTTTAACAGAGGAGGTTAATCCTTAGGCGAAGAGGATATTAATTAGTAAGTAACGAACCAACATTGTCTAATTTGGTTATTCCAATTAAGCTACATTGGTAGCAATTATCTATTCGGATACAACCTCTAGACACTGTTGGTTCTCTTTTGTAGGATACATTACAATCTAAATCAAACAATCAATTAGATGAAGCGTATTTTGGAGGGCCTTTTTGTTGTCATATGGTGTGTGATCGTTGTTGCTGCTTGTACGGATCCAACTTTTGTAGGGGAAGAATTGCTAGAAGGGGATAAAGTTCAACCTGGATTTACGGATACGGTTAGCATTCGTACCTATACAAGTTCAATCGATAGTTTTCGAACCTATACTTCTACTTTTTCCGGGCAATTAGAGAAATATTTTGTTGGTGATTTTTTAGACCCTATTCTAGGGAGGACAAAAGCGACAACGGTTATTCAAACACGGATGCAACGGGATCCTACTTTTTTTACGTTAATTCCACCGAGCTTTCCGGTGGGGCCCATTGTCGATTCTATTGTATTGGTGCTGCCATACGATGCAGATAACTTTTATGGCAACCTCAATCAGATTTACACTTTTGAAGTGTTGGAATTACAGGAGGGGTTTGCAAGGGAAGATGACTATTATTCGAATACGCCTGTTCCTGCCACTGCCGAGCAATTGGCCGTACATTCTTTCAGGCCATCGCTTAATGATAGTTTAAGCGTTATTAATTATACATTTGGCGTTCCAGATACGGTTTCCTTTTCCCATTTAAGGGTGCATTTACCGATCCGACTTGGGCAAAAGCTGGTTAACCTTGATTCTATTTCAATCTCCTCTGACAGTGCGTATCTCAGTGTTTTCCCAGGACTAGTACTTGCTCCCATTTCTCAAAATGATGGCATAGTCAGTTTTAACCTGTCACCAGTAGTAGGTGAAAGCAGAGGAGGGGTTTATGTTTATTACAGGGACCAAGGGACAGATGAAAAAAATCAATACCAATTTGGATTTAATGAATTTGCCGGACGATATGTAAACTTTGAAAGAGATTTCAGTGGTAGTGTTGCAGAGGCATACATAGGGCCAGGAAAGGGGGATTCGCTGTTGTTTTTGAAAGGTAATTTAGGAACAGAAGTACGAGTCGAATTCCCTTATATAACCAATCTTAAAGGTTTGATTGTCAATGAGGCGCTTTTAGAAATCGCTTTGGTCGATTTACCAGGATCTCCCCCTGGTGAATTTGAACCTATAGAACAGTTGACCCTTTCAAGAAAGAGGGCAGATGGGAGTATTGTTTTGATCGACGACTTTTTATTTGCACCCTCTAATTTGATTGGCCTTTCTTTTGGTGGCGATTTGGAGGAGGGTGTTAATGGCGAAGCAGGTCTATACACGATGAATATTTCTACTCATTTGCAAAGAATGATTGATGGGGATGAGGTCAATGAATTGATAATGTCAGTCTTCCGTAGAGGTGATAATCCACATAGGTCGGTCTTAGCAGGAGCTAAACATCCGACGTTTCCGGTCAAGCTCAAGATCACGTTCACCAAACCATAAATAATTGGTTCTCTGACAATTTCTGCTCTTTTGAGTCAAGGGAAAGCAAAAAACACCGCTTCCTTGGCTCCTCCGCTAAAGCTTCGGCGCACGCGGATGGTCGCTTTAGCCTTTCACACTGCCGTTGCAGGTGAAAAACACCTGCAGCTCGCTGAGGTGTCGGTGAAAAATCTACCTGTCCGGTAGGCCTGCCCCGACACCTGCCTGATTCTTTTGGCGTTTATCAAATATTAGGGAATGAGTTCCAAACAGAACGCTTGGATAAGAAATATATTTATTTTTTTAGATTTAAGCGAAAAAATAATATATTTGTACTGATTTTTGCAAAGGTTTTACTGATATAAAGATAGACCAATTTAAACTTGTCAAGTCCTCCTCTTATTTATTTGGATAAATTCTACCCAATAGTGTTATAAGTTTTAAACCATATAGCCGATTATTTTATATCAAGGCCTTTCGGGCTATTATATAGTTTGTAACCTGCAAATATGCGTTAAAACAATAGATGCAAAAACTAGGCTGTATTTATCATAGTCTCATAATATTCCGCTAATAAAAAGGATATAATTAAAATTATTTAACCTAGTTAAACCAGAAAACGATGTGTGGTATTGTAGCTTACATTGGGCACCAAGAGGCCTATCCCATTTTAATTAAAGGACTTCAGCGACTTGAATACCGAGGATATGATAGTTCGGGCGTCGCCTTACTCAATGGTGATATTACCGTGTATAAAAAAAAGGGGAAAGTCCAGGAATTAGTAAATTTCAGTGAAGGTTTGCCCAAAAAGGGGAATATTGGTATAGGGCATACCAGGTGGGCAACACATGGTGTTCCCAATGATATAAATGCACACCCTCATACTTCGGGTAACAAACGCCTGACGTTGGTGCATAATGGGATCATTGAAAACTATGCGCCTTTAAAAATCGCTTTGGAGAAAGAAGGCCATGTTTTTACAAATGATACAGATACGGAGGTATTGGTGCATTTGATTGAAGAAATTCAGAAGAGAGAAAATCTTTTACTGGAAGAGGCTGTGCGGATTGCGCTAACACGTGTGGTTGGGGCTTATGCTATAGTCGTGATCGATAAAGAAGATAATAATAAGCTGGTAGCTGCGCGCAAAGGGAGTCCATTGGTTATAGGCGTTGGCGAGAATGAATTTTTTATGGCTTCTGATGCTACTCCTATCATCGAACACACCAAAAAGGTGATCTACCTCAATGATGAAGAAATCGCAGTGGTTACCAAAAATGGGCATCTTGAGATCAAGACTATTTCAAATGAAATACAGCATCCTTTTATCCAAGAACTCGATATGAAGATCGAAATGTTGGAAAAAGGAGGATATGATTTCTTCATGTTGAAAGAGATTCATGAGCAGCCCAAAACGATTGAAGATGCGATGCGAGGACGTTTAAATGCTGTTGACTGTTGGATTAAATTAGGTGGAATTGATGAGTTTGGTCAACGAATATTGAATGCGAAACGTTTTATTATAGCAGCTTGTGGGACTTCTTGGCATTCGGGTTTGATTGCCGAATATTTATTTGAGGATTTAGCGCGTATCCCTGTGGAGGTGGAATATGCCTCTGAGTTGAGGTATAGAAACCCTATTATTACCAAGGATGATGTGGTCATTGCAATTTCTCAATCTGGGGAAACGGCTGACACCTTAGCTGCGTTGGAGTTAGCTAAAGAAAAAGGAGCATTCTTGTATGGTATTGTGAATTCGGTAGGATCATCTATTGCGAGAATTACCGATGCGGGGTCTTATATTCATGCCGGGCCAGAGATTGGGGTAGCGTCTACGAAGGCTTTTACGGGACAGGTTACGTTACTTACAATGATGGCTTTGAGCATTGCTCAACAGAAAGGTACGATTACCGATGCTTATTTCCGACAATTGGTGATGGAATTGGCTATTATTCCTGAGAAGGTTAAGAAAGTGATGGAAAAAAATGAGCAGATTAAATACATAGCCGGAGAAATTAAAGACAAAACAAATGCGTTATACCTCGGAAGAGGATATAATTTCCCTGTTGCGCTGGAAGGTGCTTTAAAACTCAAAGAAATTTCCTATATTCACGCCGAAGGTTATCCAGCGGCAGAGATGAAACATGGGCCAATTGCTTTGATCGACGAGGAAATGCCTGTGATTGTCATAGCTACTAATAAGAGTGCCTACGATAAAATAGTAACAAATATTCAAGAAGTAAAAGCACGTAAAGGATTTGTAATTGCAGTAGTGACCGAAGGAGATGAAGTGATCAGCCAATTAGCTGATCATACCATTGAGATCCCAGATACGGAAGAACCACTCACACCTTTGTTATCTGTTATCCCGCTACAGTTACTTTCTTATCACATTGCCGTTATGCGAGGTTGTAATGTGGATCAACCTCGAAATCTGGCCAAATCGGTTACAGTAGAGTAATTGAAAAGGAAGTACACGACGGTTTTGAGAAGTGCGAAAAAAAAGGAAATTTTTATTTGATGAATGAACATAATATGGAGTATAACTCATCAAGAGAGGATTTAATTATTCCTGAATATGGGCGACATATTCAGAACTTGGTGGAACATGCTAAAACGATAGAAGGTGCTGAATTACGACAGGAGTTCGCACATCGGATTATTGGGCTGATGATGCAAATGCACCCTCAAAACCGCGGGATGGACGACTATCGCGAAAAAATGTGGAAACACCTTTTTCGCATTGCCAAATACGAGCTAGATGTGCAAGTTCCGGATGGTATTCATCCCAGCCCTGAAGACGCTCGAAAACGTCCCGAAAAAGTGCCTTATCCCGATATTGATACGAAATTCAAGCATTACGGAAATAATGTACAAAAGCTTATCAATAAGGCACTTACAATGGATGAAGGCCCTATTCGTAGTGGATTTGTGGCGGTGATTGGTTCTTACATGAAATTAGCTTACCGGACTTGGAATAAAGAACATTATGTTTCAGACGAAGTGATCAAAACAGATTTACTGAGGCTGTCAGGCGGTAAACTTCAGCTAGATGAAGAAATTTCTTTAGATAACCTTGGAGCGGTTAATCGTCGCCGGAAACGACCAATGAATAGCAATGGCGGTAATGAGCGCTCGGGCGGCAGAGATAGGGATAGAGATCGCGACCGTGATAATGATCGGAATTCTCATAAGCCAAGGGTTCGGATACCACCCAGCCGAAGACGAAGAAATTAAATAGCTCGGTTTTTAGACGATTTTTGTGTTCCTGTGTCCAGTAAAAGGCAAGCATGCTATGCATTTATCCTTTCCTGCTCACTTGGGCACAGCAATTGTTATAAAAGGTATTTCTTCCACAAATATGGGGCAACTTTTCAACAAAGTTTGCCCCATATTTTATTTATACCACCTTTCTTTTCTTTTCTTTGTGGAGACAAAACCAAATTATACTTCATTATGTCAACAGATGCATTCGAAGTTATTGGGGGCCATCGATTGAGTGGCAACATTACACCCCAAGGAGCTAAAAATGAAGCCTTACAGATTCTTTGTGCCACCTTACTTACCTCCGAGCAAATTGTCATTTCTAATATCCCGAGGATTCGCGATGTAGATCATCTTATTCAGCTACTAGAAGGCCTAGGTGTGGAAGTGGAAGAAAAAACGAAAGATACCTTTGCATTTACGGCAGCTAATATTGATCTCGATTACGCCCAATCTAAAGATTTTCGGGATAAGGCGAGTAGAATTCGTGGCTCGGTTATGCTAATAGGGGCCTTATTAGCGCGCTTTGGTAAGGCTTTTTTGCCTAAACCAGGAGGGGACAAGATTGGCCGCCGTCGCTTGGATACCCATTTTCATGGCTTCGAAAAGCTCGGCGCCAAGTTTGTTTATGACCCTGAGGCTGATTTATACAGTGTAGAAGGTAAAGCCTTAAAAGGGACATATTTGTTGATGGACGAAATTTCGGTCACTGGGACGGCCAATATTGTGATGGCGGCCACGAGGGCCAAAGGCCAAACACAAATATATAATGCTGCTTGCGAACCCTACATCCAGCAATTATGTAAAATGTTGCAGCGGATGGGGGCTAAAATTGAAGGCGTTGGGTCAAATCTACTGACCATAACAGGTGTTGAAGCACTTGGTGGAACGACGCATCGCATCCTACCTGATATGATCGAAATTGGTAGTTTTATTGGCCTTGCAGCGATGACCCAATCGGAAATTACAATAAAGGACGCCGAAGTAGCCGAATTAGGGATCATTCCGAGTGTCTTTGAAAAAATGGGCATCGAGCTCCACCTTAAAGGAAATGATATTTATATTCCTGCACAGGAAGATTATGAAATTCAAACCTTTATCGATGGGTCTATTATGACCATTTACGATGCCCCTTGGCCAGGGTTTACCCCTGACTTGATGAGCATCATTCTCGTGGTGGCCACCCAAGCCAAAGGCAGTGTTCTTGTTCATCAGAAAATGTTTGAAAGCCGCCTCTTTTTTGTTGATAAACTTATCGATATGGGAGCCCAAATAATTCTTTGTGACCCACATCGTGCCACGGTAATTGGCCTTGAGCGTCGTACGCAATTGAGGGGGATAGAAATGACCTCTCCTGACATTCGCGCTGGGGTAGCTTTACTTATTGCTGCGCTTTCAGCAAAAGGAAAAAGCATAATAAGGAATATCCACCAAATTGACCGTGGTTATCAAGAAATTGATTTACGACTTCAAGCCTTGGGTGCCAAAATTACTCGGTTTTAAAAGTTCCATTATGGACCTTATGGATGAAGTCGATGACGCCAGTCATGAAGGTTTCTTGATCGTCCCACATTGACAGGTGACTGCCGTTCTCACAATAGAGGTAGCTTCCTTTTTGGACGAGGTGGCTCATTTCTTCCATCTCTTCAGGCTTCATGGTGTCGTACTTGGCGCCCACGGTGAGGGTTGGGACGGCGATTTCGGGCAAGCGATCCCATACGGACCATCCTTTTAGGATGCCACCAGGAACAAATTCGCTTGGTCCCTGCATGTATTCATACACATGCTGGTTGATGTTGCCAAAACTGCGCGAAACAGCTTCTGGCCAATCGGGTAATCGACAGAGGTGTTTTCTGTAGTATTCTTCAAAAACGAGGTCTACGTAAACAGGGTTTTGGAAGTCGTTTCGCTGTTCATAATATTTGAGTGAATCGATGAGGGAAGGACGCATCTGGCTTCGCAGGTAATTATTGTAGGCTTCATATTTACCAAAATCGGCAGTCATATTACAGATAACCAATCCTTTAAGGTGTTGTTGGTATTTTAGGGCGTATTCCATTCCCAGGATGCCGCCCCAAGAATTGCCCAAAAGAAAAAAGTTATCCTTATGGAGGCCTAAGGCCTGGCGTACCTGTTCGACTTCTTCCACAAAGCGATCAATGGTCCATAAGCTATCATTTTCTGGCTGATCCGAACGTTTGGAGCCCAGTTGGTCATAATGGTAAAACTCAATATTGGCTTGGGGGAAAAAGCTTTCGAAAGCCTCCATGTATTCGTGGGTGGCTGCTGGCCCACCATGCAATAAGAGTACTTTCATTGGGCTGTTGCCAAAGCGTTTGGTCCATACTTTAAAGCCTTCTTTTAGGGAGATCATTTGTACGCCAGCAGCCTGTACTGTACCAGGGGTTTTAAAATCAATATATTCACAATTATTGTTGTCGATAGCGCTTGAGGTGTTCATTGTCTGTGGTTGACAACTATTTAGCAAGCCTCCTATAACAATTACAAATAATAACGTAGGAAAAGACAGTTGTTTCATATTTGTTCAATTTAGATGAGGTAAAGGTTTGTATTAGAATGAAGTATTTACACCTAAACGAAATCCACTAAAAGCGGGTTCTAGCCGACAGATGCCACCTGAACAAACGACGCCTTCTACTTGCTTGATAAAGCTAAGCGAAAAGCGATTGGCTTTTTGGGTGTAATAAATATCGACTCTTGGGTAGTGAATTGCTTTTTTACCACCTTGTCCATCATCAGGAGCATTCTTTCCAGGTGTTACATTATACATATCCGATAAGGTAAATGTCCAATGTGGTGCCACGGTATATTCCACCAAACCAAATAGCCAGTCGCCATAGTCTTGTTTCTGTCCTGCTTTCTGGTCTTTCCCAACAAACATAGCTTGGCCCTCTATGCGAAATGCTTTTTTGCGATTAATTTTATACAAAAAATCAACATAGGGAATGATTGTTTCTACCCTGGGCACACCTGGTTTTTCTTCATAAATGGCCTGATTATAAGATTGTAATTGAAGGCCGCCCAGCAAGGTCCAGGTTTTTTTATACTTATAGGCTAATTCTGTGTAGAGTTCCTGGTAAAGCAATTCATTGTTCAGGCTTGAAATGTTGGAAAAATTAATATTCAAGCTTAGTTGTTTGCTAAACAAGTAACGAAGGTCGGCCTGAAGGGCCATTTCTCCGATTTCCTGCGTAGCGGGTACATATCTCGTCGTGAGTCGGTAGGTATTTTCGCGGCTCATAGGAGGCAGGAAATTGATCATTCCCTGGTTGAGGGAGACAAAGGGGTTGGTTCTGAAATAAAAATTGGCGGTTCGTTTTCCTTCTACACTGATGCCCAAACCATTAGCGGCATAAGAAAGGCTAGAATAGATGACGGTACCAGATCGTCGGACAAATTTACCCTGTGCCACCTGTCCGTCCCAGTTGAGTTTGGCTGCGAGTGGATCAAAGAAAACATCTTGGGTTTTATAGGCCCCTTCTACATACCAACTCCAATTGCCCGCACTTAGCGTATTGTAAAGCGTTAAGGCATAATTATTGTAATCGACGCTGACCGTATCTTGAGGCGTGTAGGTCGCAATTGTCGAAAGGAGTTGATCGACGGTTTCAGCAGAAAATGTTCGTCCGACCACCCCCAGGCCGGGGGCCAGCGACCAATTTGTCCCTTCTTTTCCGCTAATATAACCTTCTATGCCAAGTCCTCTTACAACTGATTGATAAGTATCAAAACGAAATTTTTGCCGACCAGAGAATAATTTGATTTGCCAATCTGGGGCGATATCATAAGCCAGTCGGATGCCTAATAATGCATTATCAATAAACAGGGCCCGTTCTTCATATGCCCGAAAAACAATCCCACTCCCTAGTTGATCATAAATATAACCGCCGCTGATGTCTAGTTTTTCTAATTTTTTATGAACAAACCACCTGCCAATGCCTTCATCGGTATAAGAATCTAGCGGATTGGGCAGCGCGGAATGTTGGAAAGCATCAAATCGAAGGCCAAAATCGAAGCCCCAATTACTATAATTAAGATTAAGCCAGCTATTGGCGCCGTAAAGTTGGTGATCATACTGAGGGGTATTGGCAGCTCCTATTTTTGCATCGCGGATATAAAAATTGCCTTGTGTTTCCAAGCTGCCAGAGAGCGTACCGCCGTTTTCTTGTTGGGCTGTATTTTCGAGGGGGAGTAAATTCAACAAGAGGAAATTGAGAAAAAATAAAGTAATTTTGTTCATCATGATGGCATATATAAAAATAGATGAGGCATATTTTTAATGAAATTATACCTTTATTTTATTTTTTTAGGTTCATGACCTTTCTTTTGTAAAGACGTCTTAAGTTGAAAAGAATAAAAACAAGTATTATGCGGATTTTATTAAGCCTTTTTGTTGTTGCATTATTGGGTTTTTCGATTCATTTATCCGGTCAATCCAGTTTACCTTCAGTTGAAGTAAAAACCTTAAAAGGAGAAACCGTAGATTTAAAAGAATTAACCAGTAATGGCAAATTGACCATCATCAGTTTGTGGGCATCCTGGTGTGCACCCTGCAAAAAAGAATTGGACGCCATTGCTGAAGTTTATGAAGACTGGCAAGCTGCGTACAATGTGGAATTAATTGCTATTACCATTGATACGCAGCGACAACTAGCGAAAGTTAAGCCGATCGTAGAATCCAAGGGGTGGCCTTTTTTGATTCTCTCTGATGCCAATAATAACTTGAAGAACATACTGAATTACCAAACAATCCCACAAACCTATCTAGTTGATATGAATGGCCAAATCATTTATAGTCACAATGGTTACTTACCAGGTGATGAGTATGAATTAGAAGCCCAGCTCAAAGCAGCAAAAGGGGAGGGGAATTAATATGATTTAATTCAGGTATGCGATTAGATCGTTTTTGCTGAATATTCTTTTTTATACCACTCAAAGGCAACGCGAAGTCCTTCTTTGATGCTGATATGTGGATCATAGCCGAGATAGTTCTTTGCTTTTGAAATATCAGCAAGACTATGTTTGACATCACCTTGGCGGGTAGGTCCAAAAATAGGTTCAAGTGAAGCGTTAGATACTTCTTTGAGCATTTCAAAAAGCGCCAAAAGCGTGGTACGTTCACCCAAGGCGATATTGTATACCTCGTTCCATGCATCTTTATTCTCCGTAAATAGCGCCTTTACATTGGCTTGAACGGCATTTCCAACGAAAGTAAAGTCACGACTTTGGAGGCCATCACCGTGGATTATTGGGGCACTATTTTCCATGATAGCTTTTATAAAAAGTGGAACAACGGCAGCATAAGGGCCATTGGGGTCTTGTTTTGGGCCAAAAACATTGAAATACCGGAGCCCGATGAAGTTAAAATTATATAGATTGGAAAAAACCTGTGCATATAACTCACAAACGAGTTTTGTGACGGCATAGGGGGAAATGGGTTTACCAATAACATCTTCTCTTTTGGGCAAGGCTTGGCTATCGCCATAAGTAGAAGAAGAGGCTGCAAAAACGACTTTATTAATGCCAGATTCTTCAGCGGCTTTGAAAATATTTAAGGTACCACCGATATT from Saprospiraceae bacterium encodes:
- a CDS encoding proline iminopeptidase-family hydrolase, translating into MNTSSAIDNNNCEYIDFKTPGTVQAAGVQMISLKEGFKVWTKRFGNSPMKVLLLHGGPAATHEYMEAFESFFPQANIEFYHYDQLGSKRSDQPENDSLWTIDRFVEEVEQVRQALGLHKDNFFLLGNSWGGILGMEYALKYQQHLKGLVICNMTADFGKYEAYNNYLRSQMRPSLIDSLKYYEQRNDFQNPVYVDLVFEEYYRKHLCRLPDWPEAVSRSFGNINQHVYEYMQGPSEFVPGGILKGWSVWDRLPEIAVPTLTVGAKYDTMKPEEMEEMSHLVQKGSYLYCENGSHLSMWDDQETFMTGVIDFIHKVHNGTFKTE
- the murA gene encoding UDP-N-acetylglucosamine 1-carboxyvinyltransferase — its product is MSTDAFEVIGGHRLSGNITPQGAKNEALQILCATLLTSEQIVISNIPRIRDVDHLIQLLEGLGVEVEEKTKDTFAFTAANIDLDYAQSKDFRDKASRIRGSVMLIGALLARFGKAFLPKPGGDKIGRRRLDTHFHGFEKLGAKFVYDPEADLYSVEGKALKGTYLLMDEISVTGTANIVMAATRAKGQTQIYNAACEPYIQQLCKMLQRMGAKIEGVGSNLLTITGVEALGGTTHRILPDMIEIGSFIGLAAMTQSEITIKDAEVAELGIIPSVFEKMGIELHLKGNDIYIPAQEDYEIQTFIDGSIMTIYDAPWPGFTPDLMSIILVVATQAKGSVLVHQKMFESRLFFVDKLIDMGAQIILCDPHRATVIGLERRTQLRGIEMTSPDIRAGVALLIAALSAKGKSIIRNIHQIDRGYQEIDLRLQALGAKITRF
- a CDS encoding TlpA disulfide reductase family protein; this translates as MRILLSLFVVALLGFSIHLSGQSSLPSVEVKTLKGETVDLKELTSNGKLTIISLWASWCAPCKKELDAIAEVYEDWQAAYNVELIAITIDTQRQLAKVKPIVESKGWPFLILSDANNNLKNILNYQTIPQTYLVDMNGQIIYSHNGYLPGDEYELEAQLKAAKGEGN
- a CDS encoding DUF6029 family protein, yielding MMNKITLFFLNFLLLNLLPLENTAQQENGGTLSGSLETQGNFYIRDAKIGAANTPQYDHQLYGANSWLNLNYSNWGFDFGLRFDAFQHSALPNPLDSYTDEGIGRWFVHKKLEKLDISGGYIYDQLGSGIVFRAYEERALFIDNALLGIRLAYDIAPDWQIKLFSGRQKFRFDTYQSVVRGLGIEGYISGKEGTNWSLAPGLGVVGRTFSAETVDQLLSTIATYTPQDTVSVDYNNYALTLYNTLSAGNWSWYVEGAYKTQDVFFDPLAAKLNWDGQVAQGKFVRRSGTVIYSSLSYAANGLGISVEGKRTANFYFRTNPFVSLNQGMINFLPPMSRENTYRLTTRYVPATQEIGEMALQADLRYLFSKQLSLNINFSNISSLNNELLYQELYTELAYKYKKTWTLLGGLQLQSYNQAIYEEKPGVPRVETIIPYVDFLYKINRKKAFRIEGQAMFVGKDQKAGQKQDYGDWLFGLVEYTVAPHWTFTLSDMYNVTPGKNAPDDGQGGKKAIHYPRVDIYYTQKANRFSLSFIKQVEGVVCSGGICRLEPAFSGFRLGVNTSF
- a CDS encoding SDR family oxidoreductase, producing the protein MQKNILVTGGAGFIGSNLVETLIADQRVGLVRVLDNLSNGHLKNIQPFLTHADFEFIEGDIRDFDTCLKACKDIHLVSHQAALGSVPRSIKDPQTTNDVNIGGTLNIFKAAEESGINKVVFAASSSTYGDSQALPKREDVIGKPISPYAVTKLVCELYAQVFSNLYNFNFIGLRYFNVFGPKQDPNGPYAAVVPLFIKAIMENSAPIIHGDGLQSRDFTFVGNAVQANVKALFTENKDAWNEVYNIALGERTTLLALFEMLKEVSNASLEPIFGPTRQGDVKHSLADISKAKNYLGYDPHISIKEGLRVAFEWYKKEYSAKTI